From the Desulfosoma sp. genome, one window contains:
- a CDS encoding nucleoside transporter C-terminal domain-containing protein, translated as MLRLQSAVGLMVLTFMAWALSENRRHVPWRAVGGGLALQFVISLVMLNVPASQHLFFLLHRMVEALSRATEAGTALVFGYLGGAPLPFEPSSAGTAYILAFRGLPLVIVMSALSALFFYWGVIPAVVKALAWCLQRTTGLGGAEALGTCANIFVGMVEAPVLVRPYLESMSRSGLFTLMTAGMATIAGTVMVLYANLLERTIPGVMGHLLIASIMSAPAAVVVSKLMVPPDVEEKATEPWSGEMPREARSAMDALTQGTVSGLALFLNIVAMLIVFVSLVHLANAVLSVFPAWGGSPWTIQRILGGVMAPVTWLMGMSWDEALVAGRLMGVKTVLNEFLAYLDLAAVADEALSPRARLMVTYALCGFANMGSLGIMIGGLGAMVPARRSEIVALGLRSIVAGTLATCMTGAVIGIFY; from the coding sequence ATGCTACGACTGCAAAGCGCCGTCGGCCTCATGGTTTTGACCTTCATGGCGTGGGCGCTTTCTGAAAATCGAAGGCATGTTCCATGGCGGGCGGTTGGGGGAGGTTTGGCTCTGCAGTTTGTCATCTCTTTGGTGATGCTCAACGTGCCGGCGTCGCAGCACCTGTTTTTCTTGCTACACCGTATGGTGGAAGCTCTTTCTCGAGCCACGGAAGCCGGTACCGCTTTGGTGTTCGGTTACCTTGGCGGAGCGCCTCTTCCCTTTGAACCGTCTTCTGCAGGGACGGCTTATATTCTGGCTTTTCGTGGTCTCCCGTTGGTGATCGTCATGAGTGCGCTGTCGGCGCTGTTTTTTTATTGGGGTGTGATTCCGGCGGTGGTCAAAGCGCTGGCCTGGTGTCTGCAAAGAACCACGGGGCTTGGCGGCGCGGAGGCCTTGGGGACCTGCGCCAACATTTTCGTTGGAATGGTCGAGGCGCCTGTACTGGTTCGACCCTATTTGGAAAGCATGTCCCGAAGCGGCCTCTTTACCCTGATGACAGCCGGCATGGCCACCATTGCCGGAACGGTCATGGTTCTTTACGCGAACCTGTTGGAACGGACCATTCCAGGGGTCATGGGGCACCTCCTCATTGCCTCCATCATGAGTGCTCCCGCGGCCGTGGTGGTGAGCAAGCTCATGGTTCCTCCCGACGTAGAAGAAAAAGCAACGGAACCATGGTCCGGGGAAATGCCCAGGGAGGCTCGGAGTGCCATGGATGCACTCACCCAGGGCACCGTCTCGGGCTTGGCTCTTTTTTTGAACATTGTGGCCATGTTGATTGTCTTTGTTTCCTTGGTGCATCTGGCTAACGCGGTCCTCAGTGTGTTTCCGGCCTGGGGAGGTAGTCCTTGGACCATTCAAAGAATCTTGGGTGGAGTGATGGCGCCTGTCACGTGGCTTATGGGCATGTCCTGGGATGAAGCGCTCGTGGCCGGGCGTCTTATGGGGGTCAAGACGGTCCTCAACGAGTTTCTGGCCTATTTGGATCTGGCTGCTGTGGCCGATGAGGCCTTGAGCCCTCGAGCCAGGCTTATGGTTACCTATGCTTTGTGTGGTTTCGCCAACATGGGATCTTTAGGGATTATGATTGGAGGGCTTGGGGCCATGGTCCCGGCGCGTCGTTCAGAAATCGTCGCTTTGGGCCTTCGATCCATTGTAGCCGGAACACTGGCAACCTGCATGACCGGAGCGGTCATCGGCATTTTCTACTGA
- the lepA gene encoding translation elongation factor 4 translates to MEHIRNFSIIAHIDHGKSTLADRLIQAAGLVEEREFRDQILDTLDLERERGITIKSNTVTLPYIGMNGRSYQLNLIDTPGHVDFSYEVSRALASCEGVLLLVDASQGVEAQTLANLYAAMEHDLVIVPVINKIDLPSADVDRVREEIENELGLDADHAVLCSAKEGTGIQQVFEAIVERIPAPHGDPSKPLAALVFDAQYDPFRGAVVACRVFDGRVRTGDRLRFLSNGAVYKVEEVGFFRLKREPRDVLEAGQVGYIIAGIKTVSDVRIGDTVTLDENPVSNPLPGFREVKPVVFSSIYPVSSDDYPSLQDALEKYKLNDAALVYQKDSSAALGQGFRCGFLGLLHLEIVQERLEREYDQSIIMTIPSVQYRFLLDTGDVMTVENPQYYPDPVHIKAAEEPYIRASILCPDRYMGSVIKLCTERRGENPRFSVPGPGRVEIVFDMPLAEVIYDFYDRLKTVTQGYGSFDYEWIGYRPSDLVKLDILVNGEKVDALSLIVHRDRARTWAVQVCERLKEEIPRHQFKIAIQGAVGGKIIARSTISPFRKDVTAKCYGGDITRKRKLLEKQKKGKKRMKMVGSVSIPQSAFVAVLKTDKE, encoded by the coding sequence ATGGAACACATTCGAAATTTCAGCATTATTGCTCACATCGATCATGGCAAATCCACCTTGGCCGACCGGCTCATTCAGGCGGCGGGACTTGTGGAAGAGCGGGAATTTCGCGACCAGATTTTGGATACTCTAGATCTGGAAAGAGAGCGAGGCATCACCATCAAGAGCAACACGGTGACGCTTCCCTACATAGGCATGAACGGCCGGAGCTATCAATTGAACCTTATCGACACTCCCGGGCATGTGGATTTTTCCTATGAGGTTTCTAGGGCTCTGGCATCATGTGAGGGGGTGCTCCTTTTGGTGGACGCTTCGCAGGGTGTGGAAGCCCAGACCTTGGCGAACCTCTACGCAGCCATGGAACATGATCTGGTGATCGTGCCTGTTATTAACAAGATCGATCTTCCGTCGGCCGACGTGGATCGGGTTCGCGAAGAGATCGAAAACGAGCTCGGCCTTGACGCGGATCACGCCGTCTTGTGTTCCGCCAAGGAAGGGACGGGGATTCAGCAAGTCTTTGAAGCAATCGTGGAACGCATTCCGGCGCCGCACGGCGACCCATCAAAGCCCTTGGCCGCCTTGGTTTTTGATGCTCAGTATGACCCGTTTCGAGGGGCGGTGGTGGCGTGCCGAGTCTTTGACGGACGAGTTCGAACAGGGGATCGTCTCCGCTTTCTATCCAACGGTGCCGTGTACAAAGTGGAAGAAGTGGGTTTTTTTCGCCTGAAACGGGAACCTCGAGACGTGCTGGAAGCCGGGCAAGTGGGCTACATCATTGCCGGTATCAAGACGGTAAGCGATGTGCGCATTGGAGATACGGTCACCTTAGACGAAAATCCCGTCTCCAATCCTCTGCCCGGATTCCGGGAAGTCAAACCCGTCGTTTTTTCTTCCATTTATCCTGTCTCCTCCGACGACTACCCATCCCTTCAGGATGCTTTGGAAAAATACAAGCTCAACGATGCGGCTTTGGTGTACCAAAAGGATTCCTCCGCAGCTTTGGGTCAAGGCTTTCGGTGTGGTTTTCTCGGGTTGCTTCATCTGGAAATCGTTCAGGAACGATTGGAACGTGAATACGATCAATCCATCATTATGACTATTCCCAGTGTCCAGTATCGGTTTCTGCTGGATACGGGCGATGTGATGACCGTGGAAAATCCTCAGTATTACCCGGATCCCGTGCATATCAAGGCCGCAGAAGAACCCTATATTCGAGCTTCGATTCTTTGTCCGGATCGTTACATGGGCTCGGTGATAAAGCTCTGTACGGAGCGACGTGGGGAAAATCCCAGATTCAGTGTGCCCGGTCCCGGTCGTGTGGAAATCGTTTTCGATATGCCTTTGGCGGAAGTTATTTATGATTTTTATGATCGGCTGAAAACCGTCACCCAAGGATACGGATCCTTTGACTATGAATGGATCGGCTATCGGCCGAGCGATTTGGTGAAGCTGGATATTTTGGTCAACGGTGAAAAGGTGGATGCCTTATCTCTTATTGTCCATAGGGATCGTGCTCGAACCTGGGCCGTGCAGGTTTGTGAACGGCTCAAAGAAGAAATTCCAAGGCATCAGTTCAAGATTGCCATTCAAGGAGCTGTGGGAGGAAAGATTATCGCCCGTTCCACCATTTCCCCTTTTCGCAAGGATGTGACGGCCAAGTGCTACGGAGGAGACATCACACGAAAGCGAAAACTTTTGGAAAAGCAAAAGAAAGGGAAAAAACGCATGAAAATGGTGGGTTCCGTTTCCATTCCTCAGAGCGCTTTTGTGGCCGTACTGAAAACGGACAAGGAATAA
- the hemW gene encoding radical SAM family heme chaperone HemW — protein sequence MTEGAGLYVHVPFCRGKCRYCGFYSTVQEDWLPAYVEALLREAHLFRDRFTVFDTLYVGGGTPSLMSAPLFRRMLRGLRSRFVYAEDCEVTLEVNPEDVSSDTAALWRDEGITRISVGVQTLDDVFLTWLGRRHTARRAREALEILRRFDCFHLSVDIMYAIPGQSLRRWLGTLREILAFKPEHLSCYELTVEKRTPLAVSVRQGRLRMPSEEVLCLFFERTSDFLQSHGYLHYEISNYARCQAWVSRHNGKYWRRVPYLGLGPGAHSFDGRKRWANVRSVPIYVTRLHNGSPCTSFEEELSLEQERLEQLLLGFRTREGVPMDVLGTEEKGLLPAQKAQAEGLMQIRDGALVPTRKGWLVADQLPLLFV from the coding sequence ATGACCGAAGGCGCCGGGTTGTATGTTCATGTGCCTTTTTGTCGAGGCAAATGCCGCTATTGTGGGTTTTATTCCACGGTCCAGGAAGATTGGCTTCCCGCTTACGTGGAGGCATTGTTGCGGGAAGCGCATTTGTTTCGAGACCGCTTCACTGTTTTTGACACCCTCTATGTGGGAGGTGGTACGCCCAGTCTGATGTCCGCTCCCCTTTTCCGTCGCATGCTTCGAGGTTTACGTTCACGGTTTGTCTACGCCGAGGATTGTGAAGTGACCCTGGAAGTGAATCCCGAAGACGTGTCCTCGGATACGGCGGCTTTATGGAGGGATGAAGGGATCACTCGCATCAGTGTCGGCGTGCAGACTTTGGACGACGTCTTTTTGACGTGGCTGGGAAGACGCCACACGGCGCGCCGGGCGCGTGAGGCCTTGGAGATTCTTCGTCGATTCGACTGTTTTCATCTGAGTGTGGACATCATGTACGCCATACCGGGCCAGAGCCTGCGCCGTTGGTTGGGAACATTGAGAGAAATTTTAGCGTTTAAGCCGGAACATCTTTCCTGCTACGAGCTTACCGTAGAAAAGAGAACACCTCTGGCCGTCTCGGTGCGCCAAGGCCGGCTTCGCATGCCAAGCGAAGAGGTTCTATGCCTGTTTTTTGAAAGGACTTCCGACTTCTTGCAGAGCCATGGCTATCTTCATTACGAAATTTCCAATTATGCTCGCTGTCAAGCATGGGTTTCCCGTCATAACGGCAAGTACTGGCGGCGTGTTCCCTATCTTGGGCTGGGGCCGGGAGCCCATTCTTTCGACGGCCGAAAGCGTTGGGCCAATGTTCGATCTGTTCCTATTTACGTAACACGGCTTCACAATGGCAGCCCCTGTACGTCCTTTGAGGAGGAACTTTCCCTTGAACAGGAGCGTCTGGAACAACTTCTTCTCGGTTTTCGAACACGTGAAGGCGTTCCTATGGACGTCTTGGGTACCGAAGAAAAGGGGCTTTTGCCCGCGCAAAAAGCTCAGGCTGAAGGTTTGATGCAGATTCGAGACGGCGCTCTGGTTCCGACTCGAAAAGGTTGGCTGGTGGCCGATCAGCTTCCCCTGCTTTTTGTCTGA
- a CDS encoding efflux RND transporter permease subunit, giving the protein MEHENVRRKDEGSWLARLIRFCLEMKIVVFLFVLLVLVWGVMVAPFDWNLPWLPRDPLPVDAIPDIGENQQIVFTEWMGRSPQDVEDQITYPLTVSLLGIPGVKTIRSYSMFGFSTIYIIFKDNVDFYWSRSRVLEKLNSLASGLLPPGVQPALGPDATPLGQVFWYTLEGRDSEGNPTGGWDLDELRSIQDWYVRYALLSADGVSEVASVGGFVKEYQIDVDPDAMRAHRVSLPEVFQAVQASNVDVGAQTIEMNKVEYVIRGLGFLRGLKDLEETVVTVRNRVPIRIRDVAHVTLGPAVRRGALDKEGAEVVGGVVVVRYGENPLATIKNVKEKIAEISPGLPKKVLPDGTVSQVAIVPFYDRTGLIYETLGTLNRALYQEILVTVIVILVTVMHLRSSLLISGLLPLAVLMCFIAMKLFRVDANIVALSGIAIAIGTMVDMGIVICENILRRMEEAPPGSSRLEVVYKATVEVGSAVLTAVATTVVSFLPVFTLEAAEGKLFKPLAFTKTFALIASIIVALTVLPPLAHLLFRAKTPGKPSISLLQKVLYGLLIAAGMVAFWFFPWWAALLLVVTGASNVSKSLLPPVVSQWLSRSMNFILVLTIALLLAEEWLPLGPGKGVFLNLAFVAVLIGGLLGFFGLFRWTYEPILSWSLRHKAVFLCFPLLITGTGFMVWLGFDTLFNWLPQGIRNKALIQDLAETFPGMGKEFMPPLDEGSYLYMPTTMPHASIGEAMDVLQKQDMAIRAIPEIESVVGKIGRAESPLDPAPISMIETVINYKPEYLVDKEGHRLRFRYSFTEKDLFRDENGRPVSAPDGKPYNVLGKFHRDDQGRLIPDENGMPFRLWRPALDPELNPGRDPWPGVKKPDDIWKLIIDEAQIPGTTSAPKLQPIAARIVMLQSGMRAAMGVKVKGPDLESIEKVGLQIERFLREVPSVEPSTVIADRIVGKPYLEIHIDRNAIARYGISIRQVQDVIEVAIGGTTLTTTVEGRERYPVRVRYMRELRDSLESLSRILVPAPDGTQIPLEELAEIRYVRGPQEIKSEDTFLVGYVLFDKKPGYAEVDVVEQAQAYLRQKIDSGELELPAGVSYTFAGNYENQIRVQKKLSVVLPLALFSIILILYLQFRSVLTTFIIFSGVFLAWSGGFLMLWLYGQSWFLDFSVFGTSMRDLFSIRPINLSVAVWVGFLALFGIATDDGVLVSTYLDDSFRERKPQTVEQIRRAVLEGAKRRLRPALMTSATTILALLPVLTSSGRGSDLMIPMAIPSFGGMLLALITVQTVPVLYCAKEELKLRWKHHLSRT; this is encoded by the coding sequence ATGGAACATGAGAACGTCAGGAGAAAGGACGAGGGATCTTGGCTCGCCCGGCTCATTCGGTTCTGCCTGGAAATGAAGATCGTGGTCTTCCTCTTTGTCCTGCTGGTGCTGGTCTGGGGTGTCATGGTGGCGCCTTTTGACTGGAACCTTCCGTGGCTGCCTCGGGACCCACTCCCAGTGGACGCGATTCCGGACATCGGGGAAAATCAACAGATCGTTTTTACTGAGTGGATGGGGAGATCGCCTCAGGACGTGGAGGATCAGATCACCTACCCCTTGACCGTATCTCTGCTCGGCATTCCGGGCGTGAAAACCATTCGAAGCTATTCCATGTTCGGCTTTTCCACTATCTACATCATCTTCAAGGATAACGTAGATTTCTATTGGTCTCGGTCCCGTGTGTTGGAAAAGCTTAACAGCCTTGCTTCCGGCCTTCTACCTCCAGGGGTTCAGCCAGCTCTCGGCCCGGATGCCACGCCTTTGGGCCAAGTTTTCTGGTACACACTGGAAGGGCGTGATTCAGAGGGGAATCCCACGGGAGGATGGGATCTGGACGAGCTCCGCAGTATCCAGGATTGGTACGTGCGTTATGCACTCCTTTCCGCCGACGGAGTAAGCGAAGTGGCATCTGTGGGTGGTTTCGTCAAGGAATACCAGATCGACGTGGATCCCGATGCCATGCGGGCCCACCGTGTTAGTCTGCCTGAGGTCTTTCAGGCTGTCCAGGCGTCCAATGTGGACGTGGGAGCCCAAACCATTGAAATGAACAAGGTGGAGTACGTGATTCGAGGTCTGGGCTTCTTGCGCGGTCTGAAGGACCTTGAGGAAACGGTGGTGACCGTACGGAACCGGGTGCCCATTCGTATTAGGGACGTGGCCCACGTAACTCTGGGGCCGGCTGTACGCCGGGGTGCTCTGGACAAGGAAGGAGCTGAAGTTGTCGGTGGTGTGGTGGTGGTCCGTTATGGAGAAAATCCTTTGGCAACCATCAAGAACGTGAAGGAAAAAATCGCCGAAATTTCTCCTGGATTACCCAAAAAAGTCCTGCCCGACGGGACGGTGAGTCAGGTCGCCATCGTGCCGTTCTACGATCGCACGGGACTCATCTACGAAACCTTGGGGACGCTCAACCGAGCCTTATACCAAGAAATCCTCGTGACCGTGATCGTCATTCTGGTCACGGTCATGCATCTTCGAAGTTCTTTGCTCATTTCCGGATTGCTTCCCTTGGCCGTGCTTATGTGTTTCATCGCCATGAAGCTTTTTCGAGTGGACGCCAATATTGTGGCTCTTTCCGGCATCGCCATTGCCATCGGCACCATGGTGGATATGGGAATCGTGATTTGTGAAAACATTTTGCGCCGAATGGAAGAGGCGCCACCGGGAAGCAGTCGTCTGGAAGTGGTTTATAAAGCTACGGTGGAGGTGGGAAGCGCCGTGTTAACGGCCGTGGCCACAACGGTGGTGAGCTTTCTTCCGGTTTTCACTTTGGAAGCTGCGGAAGGAAAGCTGTTCAAACCCCTAGCTTTTACGAAAACCTTTGCCCTCATCGCCTCCATCATAGTGGCTCTCACTGTGCTTCCACCTTTAGCTCACCTTCTGTTTCGGGCAAAGACTCCCGGAAAACCCAGTATCAGCCTTCTTCAGAAGGTTCTCTACGGTCTTCTCATTGCGGCAGGCATGGTAGCTTTCTGGTTTTTTCCTTGGTGGGCCGCCTTACTCCTCGTGGTTACAGGTGCTTCCAATGTGTCAAAATCGCTTTTACCACCGGTTGTAAGCCAGTGGCTGTCTCGGTCCATGAACTTCATCCTCGTGCTGACGATAGCTTTGCTTTTGGCGGAAGAGTGGCTTCCCTTGGGCCCGGGAAAAGGTGTTTTTCTCAACTTGGCTTTCGTGGCTGTTCTGATAGGAGGTCTTCTGGGGTTTTTCGGCTTGTTTCGCTGGACTTATGAACCGATCTTGAGTTGGAGTCTTCGTCATAAGGCCGTCTTTCTTTGCTTTCCTCTTCTGATCACCGGAACAGGGTTCATGGTCTGGCTGGGTTTCGACACCCTCTTCAATTGGCTGCCCCAAGGCATCCGAAATAAGGCTCTCATCCAGGATCTGGCAGAAACCTTTCCCGGAATGGGCAAGGAATTTATGCCGCCCCTGGACGAGGGGTCCTATCTCTACATGCCTACTACCATGCCCCACGCATCCATTGGTGAAGCTATGGATGTGCTGCAAAAGCAGGACATGGCCATCCGCGCGATTCCGGAAATTGAGTCAGTGGTGGGCAAGATCGGCCGGGCAGAATCCCCTTTGGACCCCGCACCTATTTCCATGATCGAAACAGTCATCAACTACAAGCCCGAATATCTTGTGGATAAAGAAGGGCACCGCCTTCGATTCCGCTATTCTTTCACGGAAAAGGATCTCTTTCGAGACGAAAACGGCAGACCAGTTTCAGCTCCCGATGGCAAGCCGTACAACGTGCTCGGCAAGTTCCACCGGGACGATCAAGGCCGACTGATTCCCGACGAAAACGGGATGCCCTTTCGGCTGTGGCGTCCAGCCCTGGACCCTGAACTTAATCCGGGGCGAGATCCCTGGCCGGGGGTGAAGAAACCCGATGACATTTGGAAACTGATTATCGATGAAGCTCAGATACCCGGAACGACATCGGCCCCTAAACTTCAGCCCATCGCCGCCCGCATTGTCATGCTTCAAAGCGGCATGCGGGCGGCTATGGGGGTGAAGGTTAAAGGGCCCGACCTGGAGAGCATTGAAAAGGTAGGGTTGCAGATAGAACGTTTTCTTAGAGAGGTGCCATCTGTGGAACCTTCGACGGTCATCGCCGATCGGATCGTGGGCAAGCCTTATCTGGAAATCCATATCGATCGAAACGCCATCGCCCGTTATGGTATTTCCATACGACAGGTTCAAGACGTCATCGAAGTGGCCATTGGGGGCACGACCTTGACCACCACGGTGGAAGGTCGGGAGCGTTACCCTGTGCGCGTGCGGTATATGCGGGAACTCAGAGACAGCCTTGAATCCCTTTCGCGTATTCTGGTGCCCGCTCCCGACGGAACCCAGATTCCGCTCGAGGAGCTGGCAGAAATTCGATACGTGCGGGGTCCCCAAGAGATTAAAAGCGAGGACACTTTTCTTGTGGGGTACGTGCTTTTTGACAAGAAGCCGGGATATGCGGAAGTAGACGTGGTGGAGCAGGCCCAAGCCTATCTTCGGCAGAAAATCGACTCTGGGGAACTGGAGCTACCAGCAGGGGTGAGTTACACTTTTGCAGGGAATTACGAAAACCAGATTAGGGTCCAAAAGAAGCTGTCCGTGGTGCTGCCGCTGGCGCTCTTTTCGATTATCCTGATTCTTTACCTGCAGTTCCGTTCCGTGCTGACCACGTTTATTATCTTTTCCGGTGTGTTTTTGGCCTGGTCAGGCGGTTTTCTGATGCTGTGGCTTTATGGGCAATCCTGGTTTTTGGATTTTTCTGTCTTTGGAACTTCCATGCGAGATCTCTTTTCCATCCGTCCCATCAATCTTAGCGTTGCCGTATGGGTGGGATTTTTGGCTTTGTTTGGCATTGCCACCGATGACGGCGTACTGGTGAGCACCTACCTGGACGACAGCTTTCGGGAGCGAAAACCCCAAACCGTGGAACAAATAAGGCGGGCCGTGCTGGAAGGAGCCAAGAGACGTCTACGGCCGGCCCTGATGACCTCGGCAACAACGATCCTGGCCCTTTTGCCTGTGCTGACCTCCTCGGGAAGAGGCTCTGACCTCATGATCCCCATGGCCATCCCCTCCTTCGGCGGCATGCTCCTGGCTCTGATTACCGTGCAAACAGTGCCGGTCCTTTACTGCGCCAAGGAAGAACTTAAGCTTCGCTGGAAACACCACCTGAGCCGCACTTAA
- a CDS encoding efflux RND transporter periplasmic adaptor subunit: MAGVKFKKHGRRILAVVAVAIVILVDPHGPEQGRRKRTYEAPAMVSTVYAQHDHGGERKDQIWTCSMHPQIRLPNPGKCPICAMDLIPVGDEGGSAATEKVSMRRLVLSETAQKLAQIQVSPVERKPVEVTRRLVGKLTYDERRVAYITAWISGRLDRLYVNFTGTMVDKGQPMVYLYSPELLAAQSEFLHAVRAVEDLRKSGSEPLRSTAVQTVQSSKEKLRRWGLTDAQINEILQRGTPSDHVTILSPMSGTVVFKDGFEGMYVNTGTRIYTIADLSSLWLKLDAYESDLSWIRVGNRVRFETESYPGEEFTGTVSFMDPFLDEETRTIKVRVDVANPDGRLRPGMFVRAVLHAPLGADELPLVIPDTAPLLTGKRAVVYVAVPDMPGTYEGREVVLGPRAGAFYVVRHGLKEGEMVVTHGNFKIDSAVQLLAKPSMMAPEAGGIGMHHHGQTAPTVSEARIPTEPVKVPDTFRRQLIPVMESFEAVRRAVAAQDWASARRAYRNLQSALDQVDGDLLSGHPWRIWNDLSMQLKNDVILGGNAKKEGERLDALTSLEKHMQQLMTHFALDHPNAVKGLEPPKVPEAFRKQLFGIIRTYLEMHNALAADKTDEAFATVAKIRAASSRVDMSLMKGDIHMTWMHAQENIQNTLALMETSQDVDHLRKGFATLSIVMANLAKTFGLGSENPLYLIRCPMAFEGQGATWLQPDKEVRNPYFGAQMLRCGEVLEVIR; this comes from the coding sequence ATGGCTGGCGTAAAATTTAAGAAACACGGGAGGAGAATCCTGGCGGTCGTGGCCGTGGCGATCGTCATCCTTGTAGACCCTCATGGTCCTGAGCAAGGACGACGTAAGAGAACCTATGAGGCACCCGCCATGGTCAGTACGGTTTATGCCCAGCACGATCACGGCGGGGAAAGGAAAGATCAAATCTGGACCTGTTCCATGCACCCTCAGATTCGGCTTCCCAATCCAGGAAAATGCCCCATATGCGCCATGGATCTTATACCGGTTGGAGACGAAGGAGGTTCTGCCGCAACCGAAAAGGTTTCCATGAGGCGGCTGGTGCTCTCCGAAACCGCCCAAAAGCTCGCCCAAATTCAGGTGAGTCCCGTGGAACGAAAGCCGGTGGAAGTTACACGTCGTCTGGTAGGTAAACTTACCTATGACGAACGGCGTGTGGCCTACATTACCGCATGGATTTCCGGACGTCTTGATCGCCTCTACGTGAATTTTACAGGGACCATGGTGGACAAAGGACAACCCATGGTCTACCTCTACAGCCCGGAACTCCTGGCGGCTCAATCGGAATTCCTTCACGCGGTGCGTGCCGTGGAAGATCTGCGAAAGAGCGGCTCGGAACCTCTTCGCTCTACAGCCGTCCAGACCGTTCAATCTTCCAAGGAAAAGCTTCGCCGATGGGGCCTCACCGACGCTCAGATAAATGAAATCCTGCAGCGGGGCACCCCTTCCGATCACGTGACCATTCTCTCCCCTATGTCCGGCACCGTGGTGTTCAAGGACGGCTTTGAAGGGATGTACGTCAACACCGGAACCCGCATCTACACTATCGCAGACCTGTCATCCCTTTGGCTCAAGTTGGATGCCTATGAATCAGATCTTTCCTGGATTCGAGTGGGGAACCGGGTGCGCTTTGAAACGGAGTCCTATCCCGGCGAGGAGTTTACCGGAACCGTGTCTTTCATGGATCCCTTCCTGGACGAGGAAACACGGACAATCAAAGTGCGGGTGGATGTCGCCAACCCCGATGGACGTCTTCGACCTGGCATGTTCGTCCGGGCTGTGCTGCATGCCCCCTTGGGCGCAGATGAGCTCCCTTTGGTCATTCCCGATACCGCGCCCCTTCTCACCGGGAAACGGGCGGTGGTTTACGTGGCTGTTCCGGATATGCCGGGAACCTATGAAGGGCGTGAAGTGGTCCTGGGACCTAGGGCCGGTGCCTTTTACGTAGTCCGCCACGGTTTAAAAGAAGGCGAGATGGTGGTGACTCATGGGAACTTTAAGATCGACAGCGCCGTGCAGCTCCTCGCCAAACCCAGCATGATGGCGCCGGAAGCCGGTGGGATCGGCATGCACCACCATGGACAGACGGCCCCAACTGTCTCAGAAGCCAGAATCCCCACGGAACCCGTGAAAGTTCCGGACACCTTTCGCCGGCAGCTGATCCCCGTTATGGAATCTTTTGAAGCGGTGCGGCGTGCCGTGGCGGCTCAAGACTGGGCATCGGCCCGCCGAGCCTACAGAAACCTCCAATCGGCTTTGGACCAGGTGGACGGCGACCTCTTGAGCGGTCATCCTTGGAGGATCTGGAACGACCTTTCCATGCAGCTCAAAAACGACGTCATTCTGGGTGGGAATGCCAAAAAGGAAGGGGAACGCCTAGATGCGTTGACAAGTTTGGAAAAACACATGCAACAGCTCATGACTCATTTCGCTCTGGATCACCCGAACGCGGTCAAGGGCTTGGAGCCGCCGAAGGTACCGGAAGCCTTTCGAAAGCAACTTTTTGGAATAATCCGCACATACCTTGAGATGCACAATGCCCTGGCTGCGGACAAAACCGACGAGGCTTTTGCGACAGTGGCAAAGATCCGCGCAGCCTCGAGTCGTGTGGATATGTCGCTTATGAAGGGTGACATTCACATGACGTGGATGCACGCACAGGAAAACATTCAAAATACTCTGGCACTTATGGAAACCTCCCAGGATGTAGACCATCTTCGAAAAGGCTTTGCCACACTGTCGATTGTCATGGCAAATCTGGCCAAAACTTTCGGCTTAGGGTCCGAGAACCCGCTGTATCTCATTCGATGCCCCATGGCTTTTGAAGGACAAGGGGCCACCTGGCTCCAGCCTGACAAGGAGGTCCGAAATCCCTACTTCGGTGCGCAAATGCTTAGGTGCGGCGAAGTCCTGGAAGTCATTCGATAA
- a CDS encoding YHS domain-containing protein — MTRRKWILTAMALMFLLGTLPAGMVSAGDRPQEKCPVMGGAIRKDIYVDYKGKRIYFCCPACPDEFKKNPDKYMKKLEAEGVELENAPSGT; from the coding sequence ATGACGAGAAGAAAGTGGATCCTGACGGCGATGGCCCTCATGTTCCTTCTGGGCACTCTGCCGGCCGGCATGGTGAGCGCCGGAGACCGCCCCCAAGAAAAATGTCCAGTAATGGGTGGTGCCATCAGGAAAGACATTTACGTGGATTACAAGGGAAAGAGGATCTACTTCTGCTGCCCGGCCTGCCCGGATGAATTCAAGAAGAATCCGGACAAGTACATGAAGAAGCTGGAGGCGGAGGGCGTGGAACTGGAAAATGCTCCGTCTGGAACCTGA